In the genome of Deinococcus radiotolerans, one region contains:
- a CDS encoding DUF2231 domain-containing protein — translation MLKSHRPPAHVLEDAVSDHDALEVAAETLQGLLKAAEGSLPPALLDALHGEGVGHPLHPILVHLPLGGWVVAAALDHLPAPEPGAYDRAADAALLLSTLGAVGTIGTGWLDWSNTRGEARRTGLVHGALNEVAFFLNVGSLLARRRGRRGLGKLLSGAGLGLAVAGGFLGGELVYRHGLGVGRTLAHRQG, via the coding sequence TGGAGGACGCTGTCAGTGATCACGATGCGCTGGAGGTGGCCGCCGAGACCCTTCAGGGGCTGTTGAAGGCGGCGGAGGGGTCGCTGCCGCCCGCGCTGCTGGACGCCCTACATGGTGAGGGGGTGGGGCACCCGCTGCATCCGATTCTGGTGCACCTGCCGCTGGGCGGGTGGGTGGTGGCGGCGGCCCTGGATCACCTGCCGGCCCCGGAGCCGGGTGCGTATGACCGCGCGGCGGACGCGGCGCTGCTTCTCTCGACGCTGGGCGCGGTGGGGACCATCGGGACCGGGTGGCTGGACTGGTCGAACACGCGCGGCGAGGCGCGGCGGACTGGGCTGGTGCACGGCGCGCTGAATGAGGTGGCGTTCTTCCTGAACGTGGGCTCGCTGCTGGCGCGGCGCCGGGGTCGGCGGGGGCTGGGGAAGCTGCTGTCGGGCGCGGGCCTGGGGCTGGCGGTTGCGGGTGGGTTCCTGGGTGGGGAGCTGGTGTACCGGCATGGGCTGGGGGTGGGGCGCACCCTGGCGCACCGGCAGGGTTGA
- a CDS encoding PaaI family thioesterase — MTLHPDLNFPTAHELDTLSPEVLAARMNALSGTLGARLGIEFTAVSRERVVARMPVEGNRQPAGRLHGGANLALAEELASVGSWMNLDPARQVAVGVDLSGTHVRGVTGGWVTGEGTLAYRGRTVLVWSIEIRDERGRVTSMARCTCNVIATGA; from the coding sequence ATGACGCTGCACCCGGACCTGAACTTCCCGACCGCGCATGAGCTGGACACCCTGAGCCCGGAGGTGCTGGCGGCGCGCATGAACGCCCTGTCGGGCACGCTGGGCGCGAGGCTGGGGATTGAGTTCACGGCCGTGTCGCGCGAGCGGGTGGTGGCGCGCATGCCGGTGGAGGGCAACCGGCAACCGGCGGGGCGGCTGCACGGCGGGGCGAACCTGGCGCTGGCGGAGGAACTGGCCAGCGTGGGGTCGTGGATGAACCTGGACCCGGCGCGGCAGGTGGCGGTGGGCGTGGACCTGAGCGGCACGCATGTGCGTGGCGTGACCGGCGGCTGGGTGACGGGTGAGGGCACCCTGGCGTACCGGGGCCGGACAGTGCTGGTCTGGAGTATCGAGATCCGTGACGAGCGGGGCCGCGTGACGAGCATGGCGCGCTGCACCTGCAACGTGATCGCCACGGGCGCGTAA
- the csaB gene encoding polysaccharide pyruvyl transferase CsaB codes for MKVTVSGYYGFGNTGDEAIALAITRELRKYGARPLLLSNTPEETARTYDCDSEARMQPAALIGALLRSQVVLSGGGGLLQDRTSARNLTYYLSVIRLAKLLRRRVVVFNQSIGPLTPEGGRRVARSLRGVPVIVRDRGSLDTLDALGIRAELGGDPALLLAPTPGVQRDLQRVIIAPRGDVTEATEALKDVVRQLQAEGRRVTTLSFMPDHDDAAAHSLGADDVLSTRDPQVALDAIAGSGYVIGVRLHAVILAAASDTPFSGVAYDPKVQGFCDDAGAPAHPIHLNAQRVAEEALSRRLPDWTAIEDMRLRAAQSFSRALNR; via the coding sequence GTGAAGGTCACCGTCAGCGGCTACTACGGCTTCGGCAACACCGGCGACGAGGCCATCGCGCTGGCCATCACCCGCGAGCTGCGCAAGTACGGCGCGCGCCCCCTGCTGCTCTCCAACACCCCCGAGGAGACCGCCCGCACCTACGACTGCGACAGCGAGGCCCGCATGCAGCCCGCCGCGCTGATCGGGGCGCTGCTGCGCTCACAGGTGGTGCTCTCCGGCGGCGGCGGCCTGCTGCAGGACAGGACCAGCGCCCGCAACCTCACGTACTACCTGAGTGTCATCCGCCTGGCGAAACTGCTGCGCCGCCGCGTGGTCGTGTTCAACCAGAGCATCGGCCCCCTGACGCCCGAAGGTGGCCGCCGCGTGGCCCGCTCGCTACGCGGCGTGCCCGTCATCGTCCGCGATCGCGGCAGCCTGGACACCCTGGACGCCCTGGGCATCCGCGCGGAACTGGGCGGCGACCCCGCGCTGCTCCTGGCGCCTACGCCCGGCGTGCAGCGCGACCTGCAGCGCGTGATCATCGCCCCGCGCGGCGACGTCACCGAGGCCACCGAGGCCCTGAAAGACGTCGTGCGTCAGCTGCAGGCCGAGGGCCGCCGCGTGACCACCCTGAGCTTCATGCCCGACCATGACGACGCGGCCGCCCACAGCCTCGGCGCGGACGACGTGCTCAGCACCCGCGACCCGCAGGTCGCGCTCGACGCCATCGCCGGGAGTGGCTACGTGATCGGCGTGCGCCTGCACGCCGTCATCCTGGCCGCCGCCAGCGACACGCCCTTCAGTGGCGTCGCGTACGACCCCAAGGTGCAGGGCTTCTGCGACGACGCGGGCGCCCCCGCCCACCCCATCCACCTGAACGCCCAGCGGGTCGCGGAGGAAGCCCTGAGCCGCCGCCTGCCCGACTGGACCGCCATTGAGGACATGCGCCTGCGCGCCGCGCAGAGCTTCAGCCGCGCCCTGAATCGCTGA
- a CDS encoding DUF5693 family protein — MCPVTQPADPTPPTATGMTVPAPTRHPLTPLLLGLIFLSAIPALILAFGRVSYEQSQKTAALVMDYPAVVTQARRFGRDPQELLAHYQSLGVNGVGMYEDVIGNLAQRGELYLKSGADLRAETGDAAVSPRNFYLRSLKPGVAESLPARYTIPTRTVQVDGQTWTEWPTDPTFLPVGPDEQLLQQLKARGLMPVYRPYADDAVREPGADWPDVPFVLFNGEEVIGARTPELLAQINERLGQRVPALIEATPQRGLDTLVATHGGARTFSVNAAWQNRLDPITLASKYNLAARERSMRLLYVRPYPTINETDDLLRRTTELLGKSGVKITQPVIEPFHENTLLRTLSLIGPVAALLLLGLSFPLLRLGLIAAAASGLLALVMNKFNPYAGVALIAAVTFPALGLVLRRARMSDWFIATGLSLTGVLFVSALGATKDSVLGLEPFRGVGLTLLLPLLLVAASFLPRQDLRKTISDVYGAPIKLGDILIMAIAAGVFALVFLRRGNTTGAGVSDTEAKIRQDLQDTLVRPRFKEMAGHPLGLLGLSGVLPGYFGALLILGGVVGQSSILNTFSHFHTPLLISAQRCFLGLGVGLIAGLIMVQLVRAALHLWRTYGHAPTPEARA; from the coding sequence ATGTGCCCTGTGACCCAGCCCGCTGACCCCACCCCGCCCACCGCGACCGGCATGACCGTCCCGGCCCCCACCCGGCACCCCCTGACGCCGCTGCTGCTGGGCCTGATCTTCCTGAGCGCCATTCCCGCCCTGATCCTCGCGTTCGGGCGCGTCAGCTACGAGCAGTCGCAGAAGACGGCCGCGCTCGTCATGGACTACCCGGCGGTCGTCACGCAGGCCCGCCGCTTCGGCCGCGACCCGCAGGAACTCCTCGCACACTACCAAAGCCTCGGCGTCAACGGTGTCGGCATGTACGAGGACGTCATCGGGAACCTCGCGCAGCGCGGCGAACTGTACCTGAAATCCGGCGCGGACCTGCGCGCCGAGACGGGCGACGCGGCCGTCAGTCCCCGCAACTTCTACCTGCGGTCCCTGAAACCGGGCGTGGCCGAGTCGCTCCCGGCGCGCTACACCATTCCCACCCGCACCGTGCAGGTGGACGGGCAGACCTGGACCGAGTGGCCCACCGACCCCACCTTCCTGCCGGTCGGGCCGGACGAGCAGCTGCTACAGCAGCTGAAAGCGCGCGGCCTGATGCCCGTCTACCGCCCCTACGCGGACGACGCCGTGCGCGAGCCCGGCGCGGACTGGCCCGACGTGCCCTTCGTCCTGTTCAACGGCGAGGAAGTCATCGGCGCGCGCACCCCCGAACTGCTCGCGCAGATCAACGAGCGCCTGGGCCAGCGCGTCCCCGCCCTGATCGAGGCCACCCCGCAGCGCGGCCTGGACACCCTGGTCGCCACGCACGGCGGCGCGCGCACCTTCAGCGTGAACGCCGCCTGGCAAAACCGCCTGGACCCCATCACGCTGGCCAGCAAGTACAACCTCGCCGCGCGCGAGCGCAGCATGCGCCTACTGTACGTCCGCCCCTACCCCACCATCAACGAGACCGACGACCTGCTCCGGCGCACCACCGAACTGCTCGGCAAGTCCGGTGTGAAGATCACGCAGCCCGTCATCGAACCCTTCCACGAGAACACCCTGCTGCGCACCCTGAGCCTCATCGGCCCCGTCGCCGCGCTGCTGCTGCTGGGCCTGAGCTTCCCGCTGCTGCGACTGGGCCTGATCGCCGCGGCCGCCAGCGGCCTCCTGGCGCTCGTGATGAACAAATTCAACCCCTACGCCGGCGTCGCCCTGATCGCCGCCGTGACCTTCCCCGCGCTGGGCCTCGTGCTGCGCCGCGCGCGCATGAGTGACTGGTTCATCGCCACCGGCCTGAGCCTGACCGGCGTGCTGTTCGTCTCCGCGCTGGGCGCCACGAAAGACAGCGTGCTGGGCCTCGAACCCTTCCGCGGCGTGGGCCTGACCCTGCTCCTGCCGCTGCTGCTGGTCGCCGCGAGCTTCCTGCCCCGCCAGGACCTGCGCAAGACCATCAGTGACGTGTACGGCGCCCCTATCAAGCTGGGGGACATCCTGATCATGGCCATCGCCGCGGGCGTGTTCGCCCTGGTGTTCCTGCGGCGCGGCAACACCACCGGCGCGGGCGTCAGCGACACCGAGGCCAAGATCCGCCAGGACCTGCAAGACACCCTGGTCCGCCCCCGCTTCAAGGAAATGGCCGGACACCCCCTGGGCCTCCTGGGCCTGAGTGGCGTGCTCCCCGGATACTTCGGGGCGCTGCTGATCCTGGGCGGCGTGGTCGGGCAGTCCAGCATCCTGAACACCTTCAGTCACTTCCACACGCCGCTGCTGATCAGCGCCCAGCGCTGCTTCCTGGGGCTGGGCGTCGGCCTGATCGCCGGCCTGATCATGGTGCAGCTCGTCCGGGCGGCGCTGCACCTGTGGCGCACCTACGGCCACGCCCCCACCCCCGAGGCGCGCGCGTGA